From a region of the Halanaerobium hydrogeniformans genome:
- a CDS encoding tRNA-binding protein, protein MAKFKDFLKLDIRVGEIIAVEDFSEANNAAYKLKIDFGEEIGIKDSSAQITECYKKDDLFNKQILAVVNFPPKQIANYISEVLVLGTYSSEGVVLITPDKKVRKGDRLG, encoded by the coding sequence ATGGCTAAATTTAAAGACTTTTTAAAACTTGATATTAGAGTTGGTGAAATAATTGCAGTGGAAGATTTTTCGGAAGCAAACAATGCTGCTTATAAACTTAAAATAGATTTTGGAGAAGAAATTGGGATAAAAGACTCTAGTGCTCAAATTACTGAGTGTTATAAAAAAGATGATTTATTTAATAAGCAAATCTTAGCTGTTGTAAATTTTCCTCCAAAACAAATAGCAAATTACATCTCAGAAGTTCTGGTTTTAGGAACATATTCCAGCGAAGGAGTTGTTTTGATTACCCCAGATAAAAAAGTAAGAAAAGGAGATAGATTAGGCTAA
- a CDS encoding YihY/virulence factor BrkB family protein: MTKEKNFLNKIKNNLKNIQLSPAKWKMFIIRVYQKSRENDILIQAMGMAYISILTIVPFLIFSFYIMTLFNFFGRLDTIVEQIKNVILNNLAAGTGETLINYLEIYIFNVDIEQLGAVSFLSLIILIVFMLARVEVTFNQIWSVREHRDIVKRFVAFWTFITLGTFLITLLLTATLVLAEQYLGLGMPGSRISESNIFNWILFSFNFLVFIIAYYFIPNRDVDPLAATFAGLISGGLFILSKNIYTIYTRNLVVHSYERQIYGSLYVIPFFLVWLYLIWLIVLIGAVISYVFHYRNDLEYLKEGQENKKGFKALIPAAVLIALQKDFLKKDSNGLEFKDLINKIKLPTEKIKEVLKEMQSKNLITETKEGNYTLLTDVSSLSLWEIYDSPTLKAEIDIKEVFLDPEMEAFYDHLSQNLNKSLREVKIKDLLTKKK; encoded by the coding sequence ATGACAAAAGAAAAAAACTTTTTAAATAAAATTAAAAATAATCTTAAAAACATTCAGCTTTCTCCCGCAAAATGGAAAATGTTTATAATTAGAGTATATCAAAAATCGAGAGAAAATGATATATTAATCCAGGCTATGGGTATGGCTTATATCTCTATACTAACCATTGTGCCTTTTTTAATCTTTTCGTTTTATATCATGACACTCTTTAATTTTTTCGGGAGATTAGATACTATTGTAGAACAAATCAAAAATGTAATTTTAAATAATTTAGCAGCTGGTACCGGTGAAACTCTAATTAATTATTTAGAAATCTATATCTTTAATGTTGATATTGAGCAATTAGGTGCAGTCAGTTTTCTTTCCTTGATCATCTTAATAGTCTTTATGCTGGCAAGGGTCGAAGTAACTTTTAATCAAATCTGGTCTGTTAGAGAACATAGAGATATAGTAAAAAGATTTGTTGCATTTTGGACATTTATTACTTTAGGAACATTTTTAATCACTTTGCTTTTAACAGCAACACTGGTTTTAGCAGAACAATATCTTGGTCTGGGGATGCCCGGCTCAAGAATAAGTGAAAGTAATATTTTTAATTGGATACTTTTTAGCTTTAATTTTTTAGTATTTATAATTGCCTATTATTTTATTCCTAATAGAGATGTGGATCCACTGGCTGCAACTTTTGCAGGTTTAATAAGTGGAGGACTCTTTATTTTAAGTAAAAATATTTATACTATCTATACTCGCAATCTGGTTGTTCACAGTTATGAAAGGCAAATTTATGGTTCATTATATGTAATTCCATTCTTTTTAGTCTGGCTTTATTTAATCTGGCTTATTGTCCTTATTGGTGCTGTAATATCTTATGTATTCCATTATAGAAACGATCTAGAATATTTAAAAGAAGGACAGGAAAACAAAAAAGGATTTAAAGCTCTTATCCCTGCAGCAGTTTTAATTGCTCTACAAAAAGATTTTTTAAAAAAAGACAGCAATGGTTTGGAATTCAAAGATTTAATTAATAAAATAAAATTGCCAACAGAAAAAATAAAAGAAGTTCTTAAAGAAATGCAGAGCAAAAATTTAATAACTGAAACAAAAGAAGGAAACTATACACTTTTAACTGATGTTTCTTCATTATCCCTTTGGGAAATTTATGATTCTCCAACTCTTAAAGCTGAAATAGATATAAAAGAAGTTTTCCTTGATCCAGAAATGGAAGCATTTTATGACCACCTCAGTCAAAATCTTAATAAAAGTCTTAGAGAAGTTAAAATTAAAGATTTATTAACTAAGAAAAAGTAA
- a CDS encoding pyruvate carboxylase: MPKKFKRVLVANRGEIAIRVIRACQELGIRTVAIYSEEDKTALFKTKADEAYQIGGNKGPIGAYLSINEIIDLAIKKDVDAIHPGYGFLAENPDFVRKCKEADIKFIGPDAEIMDKLGDKIKSKILANKLGVPTIPGLERPIKKEQEIKDFAEKNNYPLMLKAAAGGGGRGMRIVRSDDELLESFRDAREEARKAFGVEDIFVEKYLENPKHIEVQILGDEHGNIVHLYERDCSIQRRHQKIIEFTPAISLSDKKRNEILEDALKLCKGANYKNAGTVEFLVDKYDNHYFIEVNPRIQVEHTVSEMVTGIDIVQSQILVAEGYRLDSPEINIKSQDEIKVSGYSIQCRVTTEDPTNNFIPDTGKLDHYRTGSGFGIRLDGGNGYTGSIIQPYYDSLLVKTISWSRTFEDAIRKVLRSVEEMKVRGVKTNASFLINVLNHEDFKKGICDTGFIENNPDLFDITPKSNQEYKILKYLGEIIVNKTRGHKPDFDVPKVPKFEKIDNLSGTRQLLENEGPEALVEWIKNKEEILLTDTTYRDAHQSLMATRMRTVDMEKIAEATSHLASNLFSLEMWGGATFDVSYRFLKESPWERIERLRDKIPNILFQMLLRGSNGVGYKNYPDNVIRNLVKEASDAGIDIFRIFDSLNWLPGMEVSIDEVIKNDKIAEVSICYTGDILDIERDKFDLDYYLDLAKKIEDMGAHILGIKDMAGLLKPYAAYELIKALKAEISIPIHLHTHDTSGNGVATLLMAAEAGVDIIDTAFNTMAGLTSQPPLNSIVAALENTYRQPDIDIENLQKISNYWGAVRPVYAEFESDLKSGTAEIYKYEIPGGQYSNLKPQVESLGLGHRFKDVKEMYRKVNFMLGDIPKVTPSSKVVGDLAIFMVKNDLTPDNILEKAKNMAFPDSVHAYFKGMLGQPPGGFPEDLQKLVLKGEEPITVRPGTLLEPFDYEEANKLLKEKYNKDATQKELISYSLYPKVYQDYLDYVDQYGDLSHMGSDIYFHALAEGETSEIKLEEGKTLVVKLLEIGKVNDKGYRRLDFEVNGFRREIEILDEATNVVVDGSAQQFANPDNELEIGASLPGNIVDILVEEGEEVKKNQSLVIMEAMKMETNITAPVDGVVSSIHVSKGQQLDSGELIMELE, translated from the coding sequence ATGCCAAAAAAGTTTAAAAGAGTTTTAGTGGCCAATCGAGGAGAAATAGCAATTAGAGTAATTAGGGCCTGTCAAGAACTAGGAATTAGAACAGTAGCAATTTATTCTGAAGAAGATAAAACTGCTTTATTTAAAACTAAGGCAGATGAAGCTTATCAAATTGGTGGTAACAAGGGACCAATTGGAGCTTATTTAAGTATTAATGAAATTATTGACCTGGCAATCAAAAAAGATGTGGATGCAATTCATCCTGGCTATGGTTTCTTAGCCGAAAATCCAGATTTTGTGCGCAAATGTAAGGAAGCAGATATTAAATTTATTGGACCAGATGCTGAAATAATGGATAAATTGGGGGATAAGATTAAATCCAAAATTTTAGCCAATAAATTAGGGGTTCCAACTATTCCAGGTTTAGAAAGACCCATAAAAAAAGAACAGGAAATCAAAGATTTTGCAGAAAAAAATAATTATCCTTTAATGCTTAAAGCTGCTGCAGGTGGTGGTGGCCGTGGCATGAGGATTGTAAGATCTGATGATGAATTACTTGAATCATTTAGGGATGCTCGTGAAGAAGCACGTAAGGCTTTTGGGGTAGAAGATATTTTTGTTGAAAAATATCTGGAAAACCCAAAACATATAGAGGTTCAGATACTTGGTGATGAGCACGGGAATATTGTTCATCTTTATGAAAGAGATTGTTCTATTCAAAGAAGACACCAAAAGATTATTGAGTTTACACCAGCTATTTCTTTAAGTGATAAAAAAAGAAATGAAATTTTAGAAGATGCTTTAAAGCTATGCAAAGGAGCAAATTATAAAAATGCTGGTACAGTAGAATTTTTAGTTGACAAATATGATAATCATTATTTTATAGAAGTTAACCCAAGAATTCAGGTTGAACACACTGTTAGTGAAATGGTTACTGGAATAGATATTGTACAGAGCCAGATTTTAGTTGCAGAGGGATACAGACTGGATTCTCCGGAGATAAATATCAAATCACAGGATGAAATAAAAGTTAGTGGATATTCTATTCAGTGCAGGGTTACTACTGAAGATCCTACAAATAACTTTATACCTGATACAGGAAAACTTGATCATTATCGCACTGGTTCAGGTTTTGGAATTAGACTTGACGGAGGAAATGGATACACAGGTTCTATTATCCAACCTTATTATGACAGCCTCTTAGTTAAAACTATTTCCTGGTCTAGGACTTTTGAAGATGCAATTCGCAAAGTGCTTCGTTCTGTTGAAGAAATGAAGGTAAGAGGAGTTAAAACTAATGCTTCCTTTTTGATTAATGTATTAAATCATGAAGATTTCAAAAAAGGAATTTGTGATACTGGCTTTATAGAAAATAATCCTGATCTATTTGATATCACTCCTAAGTCTAATCAAGAATATAAAATTTTAAAGTATTTAGGAGAAATTATTGTAAATAAAACAAGAGGTCATAAACCTGACTTTGATGTACCAAAAGTGCCTAAATTCGAAAAAATCGACAATTTAAGTGGCACAAGACAACTTTTAGAAAATGAAGGACCTGAAGCACTTGTAGAATGGATTAAAAATAAAGAAGAAATTCTTTTAACTGATACAACTTATAGAGATGCTCATCAATCATTAATGGCTACAAGAATGAGAACAGTTGATATGGAAAAAATAGCTGAAGCAACTTCTCATCTAGCTTCAAATTTATTTTCGCTTGAAATGTGGGGTGGAGCTACCTTCGATGTTTCCTACAGATTTTTAAAAGAATCTCCCTGGGAGAGAATAGAAAGGTTAAGAGATAAAATACCAAATATCTTATTCCAGATGTTATTAAGAGGTTCAAATGGAGTTGGATATAAAAACTATCCTGATAATGTTATCAGAAATTTAGTTAAAGAAGCTTCAGATGCAGGGATTGATATCTTTAGAATCTTTGATTCTTTAAACTGGCTTCCTGGTATGGAAGTTTCCATTGACGAAGTAATCAAAAATGATAAAATTGCAGAAGTTTCTATTTGTTATACAGGTGATATATTAGACATTGAAAGAGATAAGTTTGATCTGGATTATTATTTAGATTTAGCAAAGAAAATTGAAGATATGGGTGCTCATATACTGGGTATTAAAGATATGGCAGGTTTATTAAAACCTTATGCAGCTTATGAATTAATTAAAGCTTTAAAAGCAGAGATATCTATACCAATCCATCTTCATACACATGATACCAGTGGAAATGGTGTAGCAACTTTATTAATGGCTGCAGAAGCTGGAGTTGATATAATTGATACAGCCTTCAACACTATGGCTGGATTAACAAGTCAACCACCTTTAAATTCCATTGTTGCTGCTTTAGAAAATACTTACAGACAACCTGATATTGATATAGAAAATTTACAAAAAATATCTAACTATTGGGGTGCAGTAAGACCAGTTTATGCTGAGTTTGAGTCTGACCTTAAATCTGGTACTGCAGAGATATATAAATATGAAATACCTGGTGGCCAATATTCTAACCTTAAACCACAGGTTGAAAGTTTAGGTTTAGGCCATAGATTTAAAGACGTAAAAGAGATGTATAGAAAAGTTAACTTTATGTTAGGAGATATACCAAAAGTAACTCCATCTTCTAAGGTTGTTGGAGATTTAGCTATTTTTATGGTTAAAAATGATTTAACTCCTGACAATATTCTCGAGAAAGCTAAAAATATGGCTTTCCCAGATTCAGTACACGCTTATTTTAAAGGTATGTTAGGCCAGCCTCCTGGAGGATTTCCAGAAGATTTACAAAAACTGGTTTTAAAAGGTGAAGAGCCAATTACAGTTAGACCTGGTACTCTTTTGGAGCCTTTTGATTATGAAGAAGCTAATAAACTTTTAAAAGAAAAATATAATAAAGATGCTACTCAAAAAGAACTTATAAGCTATTCTCTATATCCAAAGGTTTATCAAGATTATTTAGATTATGTTGATCAATATGGAGATTTAAGCCATATGGGTAGTGATATATATTTCCATGCCCTTGCTGAAGGAGAAACTAGTGAAATAAAACTTGAAGAAGGAAAAACTCTTGTAGTTAAGCTACTTGAAATTGGCAAGGTTAATGATAAAGGTTATAGAAGACTTGACTTTGAGGTAAATGGTTTCAGAAGAGAGATAGAAATCTTAGATGAGGCTACTAATGTTGTAGTAGATGGTTCTGCTCAACAATTTGCTAATCCTGATAATGAGCTTGAAATAGGAGCCAGTTTACCGGGTAATATAGTTGATATCCTGGTAGAAGAGGGAGAAGAAGTTAAGAAAAATCAGAGCCTTGTTATCATGGAAGCCATGAAAATGGAAACAAATATTACAGCACCTGTTGATGGAGTAGTAAGTTCTATTCATGTTAGCAAAGGACAGCAGCTCGATTCTGGAGAATTAATAATGGAACTTGAGTAA
- a CDS encoding DUF4870 domain-containing protein, with amino-acid sequence MYHKKTSLGMDENIESILCYAGIWVTGLFFLFFEKENNHVRFHAMQSLLTFFSLFIVSSLILILPGIGLIIASLITFFGTILWIFLMYKAYIGEVYKLPFIGDVAEEMVFGDSFDD; translated from the coding sequence ATGTATCATAAAAAAACTTCTTTAGGAATGGATGAGAATATTGAATCTATACTTTGTTATGCTGGAATCTGGGTTACAGGATTATTTTTTCTCTTTTTTGAAAAAGAAAATAATCATGTTAGATTTCATGCCATGCAGTCTTTATTAACTTTTTTCTCTTTATTTATTGTTTCTTCTCTTATTCTTATACTTCCTGGTATAGGATTAATAATAGCTTCTTTGATAACTTTTTTTGGAACTATACTCTGGATATTTTTGATGTATAAAGCTTATATCGGAGAAGTTTATAAGCTGCCTTTTATTGGTGATGTAGCAGAAGAAATGGTTTTTGGAGATAGTTTTGATGATTAA
- a CDS encoding metallophosphoesterase family protein: protein MTKKFKFIHTADIHLGRPLSYGGNPDEELLDIFSQAEQKSLQRLVDKAITEKVDFIVISGDLYDREARSVSSSRFFLKLCQKLNNEGIYIYIISGNHDPAGRKKEPFELPENVHFFSSEEVEIKEFKKNNQVIARILGQSYRQKFESRSMYNFYTPQDKSVFNLALLHTALKADSRRYVPVTKSDLLSKEEIHYWALGHIHQYQEINKNNPVLAYSGTIQGRDINEKGNKGCLLIEVDQDMRITKNFIKLSPIVFKNIKIELSNKEELQNISHLKKHIFNRAEKLLNELINSNENEIVEGYIVRWLIKGRTEVNQYIKNNRSEVETSLLSELRSIFAKQRPFLWSHSIVLRTADKLPELDNLKGRNQLFKELENLMADLLKKPELEESLLDEWGAIWQGDSEAEDRENDRFFASKELKKEILAEAEKIIISELIEGGD, encoded by the coding sequence ATGACTAAAAAATTTAAATTTATTCATACTGCAGACATTCATTTAGGAAGACCTTTAAGTTATGGTGGAAATCCAGATGAAGAATTATTAGATATCTTTAGTCAGGCAGAACAAAAATCACTGCAGAGACTGGTGGATAAAGCAATTACTGAAAAAGTAGATTTTATAGTTATTTCAGGAGATTTATATGATAGAGAAGCTAGATCGGTCAGTTCAAGCCGCTTTTTTCTTAAACTCTGTCAAAAGCTAAATAACGAAGGTATTTATATTTACATTATTTCTGGAAATCATGATCCTGCAGGAAGAAAAAAAGAACCATTTGAACTACCAGAAAATGTACATTTCTTTTCAAGTGAAGAGGTTGAAATTAAAGAATTTAAAAAAAATAATCAAGTTATAGCTAGAATTTTAGGTCAATCATACAGACAGAAATTCGAGTCTAGAAGCATGTATAATTTTTACACTCCTCAAGACAAATCTGTATTTAATTTAGCGCTTCTTCATACCGCATTAAAGGCAGATAGCAGAAGATATGTACCTGTTACAAAAAGTGATTTATTGTCAAAAGAAGAAATACATTATTGGGCCTTGGGACATATTCATCAATATCAAGAAATAAATAAAAACAACCCTGTTTTAGCTTATTCAGGGACTATACAGGGGAGAGATATTAATGAGAAAGGTAACAAAGGTTGTTTGCTGATTGAAGTTGATCAGGATATGAGAATTACTAAAAACTTTATAAAACTTTCACCGATTGTATTTAAAAATATTAAAATTGAGCTAAGCAACAAAGAGGAATTGCAAAATATTTCTCATTTAAAAAAACATATTTTCAATAGAGCTGAAAAATTGTTGAATGAATTGATCAACAGCAACGAAAATGAGATCGTAGAAGGTTATATAGTACGCTGGCTCATTAAAGGTAGGACAGAAGTTAATCAATATATTAAAAACAACAGAAGTGAAGTAGAAACCAGTCTTTTAAGTGAACTCAGATCAATTTTTGCAAAACAAAGACCCTTTTTGTGGTCACATTCAATTGTGTTAAGAACCGCTGATAAACTTCCTGAGCTCGATAATCTCAAAGGAAGAAATCAGCTTTTTAAAGAACTTGAAAATTTAATGGCAGATCTTTTAAAAAAACCAGAACTAGAAGAAAGCTTATTAGATGAGTGGGGAGCAATTTGGCAGGGTGATTCTGAAGCTGAAGATCGAGAAAATGATAGATTTTTTGCCAGTAAAGAGTTAAAAAAAGAGATTTTAGCAGAAGCTGAAAAAATTATAATATCTGAATTGATTGAAGGTGGAGATTAA
- a CDS encoding AAA family ATPase, translating into MKLKSIYIRDFGIFNNQYLEGLGDGLVVIGGHNRSGKSSFLNIIKNLPYGLPQDGSIPPAREQYYIETVLKTDDQNYNLILDGFAKAKAQPINNSNPDEDLDAVQLFNDLDRLTYQQLFTISLDELQHVSKISKNNKKQKKVFSLLLGAGLSELIKVPEIADNYFNDAVKIGGKLGSTNVSQFKSYYNQIKEAEKDKDKALKQLDDFIAKRKELAEKEENLELLEKNNKKLTRKEFLFDLLKNNYQNYQEIEELEFKLNQFSVKDLDSEKFSRENYEKAISFKKSYQVLKEDYQSKKDNLISLSLEEHREKILAIIIENSGQINTYKSKKEVYIEKIRSYLEAKNELHEKRNILENELKEINSEWDEPLQEIKNIKIDELKQRDLSRTIETFRNIKQQLESLKKEKEDLKEKHNAHLEELKQYDDLNPESTLKRTYLFGLIAFILAIFTAFYNLSAALITLLSALFLNHIYFSTQYKPLLEKEKAKEELEIVIKKNEKKLNSLNLKLKELEQDLKNHEEKLTNYRLELGIEDSQAVSIISDYYRMIKDKKSRLNLLNKDQEKLEVKRKELEAVLKEIIKIINNIYQYTESELLKVNEANLVTKYQEIFVEFKNIVKNLEVVNSFKEVEEKYLGLESDIKSFFKANQINFEADLLSALNKYLNKAEEFSEFKNLEEKYLNKKDQLSSSFNSSDRIRSYLVNYFAEPEGIDNEIGALTSFKKLYRGFSSLQAVEKAYKETSTELSENKKQHKILLEEINTLKNEIDRLASSQDVQKAHQKINDARSDLRNLAERYAVNKSVYFILNKLRERFINRAEDELLKPAADILAEITSDEYNSIETSGDLEDTEFKTILADGRTFNRVDYLSRGTMEQLFLAVRLSRINEIKPHLPVVLDDSLVNFDHSHLLNTVKVISRLAQTHQVFVLSCHPHLIKCLKNISQSAQYWRLEKGSFELTDAESLQEHLLIE; encoded by the coding sequence TTGAAACTTAAAAGTATTTATATACGGGATTTTGGTATTTTTAATAATCAGTATTTAGAAGGTCTTGGTGATGGTCTGGTTGTAATAGGTGGTCATAATCGTTCCGGGAAAAGCAGTTTTTTAAATATAATTAAAAATCTTCCCTATGGCTTACCTCAAGATGGTTCTATACCTCCTGCTCGTGAACAGTATTATATAGAAACAGTGTTAAAAACCGATGATCAAAACTATAATTTAATTTTAGATGGTTTTGCTAAAGCAAAAGCACAGCCAATAAATAACAGTAATCCTGATGAAGATTTAGATGCTGTGCAATTATTTAATGATCTTGATAGGTTAACATACCAGCAATTATTTACTATAAGTTTAGATGAATTACAGCATGTTTCTAAAATCAGCAAAAATAATAAAAAGCAAAAAAAGGTTTTTTCTCTACTGCTTGGAGCTGGTCTTTCTGAATTAATAAAAGTACCGGAAATAGCAGATAATTATTTTAATGATGCTGTAAAAATTGGTGGAAAACTGGGGAGTACAAATGTAAGTCAATTTAAAAGTTATTATAATCAGATTAAAGAAGCAGAAAAAGATAAAGATAAAGCTCTAAAACAGTTAGACGATTTTATAGCAAAAAGAAAAGAACTGGCTGAAAAAGAAGAAAATCTAGAGTTGCTTGAAAAAAATAACAAAAAATTAACAAGAAAAGAATTTTTATTTGATCTTTTAAAAAATAATTATCAAAACTATCAAGAGATTGAAGAACTTGAATTTAAGTTGAATCAGTTTTCTGTTAAAGATTTAGATTCAGAAAAATTCAGTCGGGAAAATTATGAAAAAGCAATCTCTTTTAAAAAAAGCTATCAAGTTTTAAAAGAAGATTATCAAAGTAAAAAAGACAATTTAATATCTTTGTCTCTTGAAGAACACAGAGAAAAAATCCTGGCAATTATTATAGAAAATTCTGGACAAATAAATACATATAAGTCTAAAAAAGAGGTGTACATAGAAAAAATACGTAGTTATTTAGAAGCTAAAAATGAATTGCATGAAAAAAGAAATATACTAGAAAACGAGCTTAAAGAGATTAATTCTGAGTGGGATGAACCACTTCAGGAGATAAAAAATATAAAAATTGATGAACTTAAACAAAGGGATTTAAGTAGAACAATAGAAACTTTTAGAAATATAAAACAACAATTAGAAAGCTTAAAAAAAGAAAAAGAGGATCTAAAAGAAAAACATAACGCTCATCTGGAAGAATTAAAGCAATATGATGATCTCAATCCAGAATCTACTCTTAAAAGAACTTATCTTTTTGGCTTAATAGCCTTTATTCTTGCAATTTTTACAGCTTTTTATAATCTGAGTGCAGCCTTAATCACTTTGCTTTCTGCTTTGTTTTTAAATCATATTTACTTTTCTACTCAATATAAACCCCTTTTAGAGAAAGAAAAAGCAAAAGAAGAGTTGGAAATTGTAATCAAAAAAAATGAGAAAAAACTTAATAGCTTGAATTTGAAACTTAAAGAACTTGAGCAGGATTTAAAAAATCACGAAGAAAAATTAACTAACTATCGACTTGAACTGGGAATAGAAGATAGTCAAGCAGTTAGTATAATAAGTGATTATTATAGAATGATTAAGGATAAGAAAAGCAGGTTGAATTTATTAAATAAAGACCAAGAGAAGTTGGAAGTAAAGAGAAAGGAATTAGAAGCTGTATTAAAAGAAATAATAAAAATAATAAATAATATTTATCAATATACTGAAAGTGAACTACTTAAAGTAAATGAAGCTAATTTAGTTACTAAATATCAAGAAATTTTTGTTGAGTTTAAAAATATTGTGAAGAATTTAGAAGTTGTTAATAGCTTTAAAGAAGTTGAAGAAAAATATCTCGGTCTTGAATCTGATATAAAGAGTTTTTTTAAAGCAAATCAAATAAATTTTGAAGCTGATCTATTATCTGCTTTAAATAAATATCTTAACAAAGCAGAAGAATTTTCGGAATTCAAAAATTTAGAAGAAAAATATTTAAATAAAAAAGACCAGCTGAGTTCTAGTTTTAACTCTTCAGATAGAATTCGCAGTTATCTTGTCAATTATTTTGCTGAACCTGAAGGTATTGATAATGAAATAGGAGCTTTAACATCATTTAAAAAACTTTATCGGGGTTTTTCCTCACTTCAGGCTGTGGAAAAAGCATATAAAGAAACTTCAACTGAACTTAGTGAAAACAAAAAGCAGCACAAAATATTACTGGAAGAAATTAATACATTAAAAAATGAAATTGATAGATTAGCATCTTCACAGGATGTTCAAAAAGCACATCAAAAAATTAATGATGCCAGAAGTGATTTGAGAAATCTTGCAGAAAGATATGCAGTTAATAAGAGTGTTTATTTTATTTTAAACAAGTTGAGGGAGAGATTTATCAATAGAGCAGAAGATGAGCTCTTAAAGCCTGCAGCTGATATTTTGGCAGAAATAACCTCAGATGAATATAATTCTATTGAGACTTCTGGAGATCTTGAAGATACAGAATTCAAAACTATTTTAGCAGATGGTAGAACTTTTAATAGAGTTGATTATTTAAGTAGAGGAACAATGGAACAGCTCTTTTTAGCAGTTCGTTTGAGCAGAATAAACGAAATCAAACCTCATTTACCGGTTGTTTTAGATGATTCTTTGGTTAATTTTGATCACAGTCATTTACTTAATACTGTTAAGGTTATTTCTAGACTTGCTCAGACTCATCAAGTTTTTGTTTTAAGCTGTCATCCACATTTAATAAAGTGCCTGAAAAACATTTCTCAATCTGCTCAGTACTGGAGATTAGAAAAGGGGAGTTTTGAACTGACTGATGCTGAATCTCTCCAGGAACATCTTTTAATTGAGTGA
- a CDS encoding DNA polymerase thumb domain-containing protein, translating to MKIDYSDAPKNNILCVDMKAFYASIELVKRGLNPLENHLAVVGDKKRKGSVILAASTALKKKYGIHTGSRLFEIPKKDEIIIAEANMQLYLDISMKITEIYNSFLPLEAIHIYSIDEAWLNLNGTEKKFGDSLTTAKKIKQKIWDDYSLLCSMAVAPNMFLAKVAMDIEGKKTGLCKWDYSDVKDKLWPIKLSQCWGIGSKTEKKLNAIGVFKLGELAKLPLSYLEKKFGIIGNQLYYHAWGIDYSKLEGHYQDHRHNIGRGITLLRDYNDLEEIKTVIFNLAEEVAKRARHNNLRAKTIKLSLSFSYQEVKKGFSRQLTHKRATNFSQDIFRAALVLLQKNYQGEKVRKITLTLGNFSNNNYRQLNLFGNDDRQIKINEIRDKLEKQFGHDALFYARNIQKGSIKAKIDNTIGGHKK from the coding sequence ATGAAGATTGATTACAGTGATGCTCCAAAAAACAATATTTTGTGTGTTGACATGAAGGCTTTTTATGCAAGTATAGAATTAGTAAAAAGAGGTTTAAATCCTTTAGAAAATCATTTGGCTGTTGTTGGAGACAAAAAAAGAAAAGGCTCTGTAATATTAGCTGCTTCTACAGCTCTTAAAAAAAAATATGGCATTCATACAGGCAGTAGGCTTTTTGAAATTCCTAAAAAAGATGAAATAATAATTGCAGAAGCTAATATGCAGTTATATTTAGATATCTCAATGAAGATAACTGAAATTTATAATTCATTTCTTCCCTTAGAAGCTATCCATATCTATTCTATTGATGAAGCCTGGCTTAATTTAAATGGTACTGAAAAAAAGTTTGGAGATAGTTTGACTACAGCTAAAAAAATCAAACAAAAAATCTGGGATGATTATTCTCTTCTCTGCAGTATGGCAGTTGCTCCAAATATGTTTTTAGCCAAGGTTGCTATGGATATTGAAGGTAAAAAAACTGGTTTGTGTAAATGGGACTATTCTGATGTAAAAGATAAACTCTGGCCTATTAAATTATCTCAATGCTGGGGAATTGGTTCAAAAACTGAAAAAAAGCTAAACGCAATTGGAGTTTTTAAACTTGGAGAGCTAGCCAAATTACCTCTCAGTTATTTAGAAAAAAAATTTGGAATAATAGGTAATCAATTATATTATCATGCCTGGGGGATTGATTATTCTAAGTTAGAAGGTCACTATCAAGATCACAGACATAATATTGGCAGAGGAATTACTCTACTTAGAGATTATAATGACCTTGAAGAAATTAAAACTGTTATTTTTAATTTAGCTGAAGAAGTAGCCAAAAGAGCCAGACATAACAACTTAAGAGCTAAAACTATTAAATTAAGCCTTTCTTTTTCCTATCAAGAAGTTAAGAAAGGCTTTAGCAGACAGCTGACACATAAACGAGCTACTAATTTCAGTCAAGATATTTTTAGAGCTGCTCTAGTTCTTTTGCAAAAAAATTATCAGGGAGAAAAAGTAAGAAAAATAACTTTAACCCTGGGTAATTTTTCGAATAATAATTATAGGCAGTTAAATCTTTTCGGAAATGATGATAGGCAAATAAAAATTAATGAAATTAGAGATAAGCTGGAAAAACAATTTGGACATGATGCTTTATTTTATGCCAGGAATATTCAAAAAGGAAGTATAAAAGCTAAAATAGATAATACAATAGGCGGCCATAAAAAGTAG